The Pandoraea vervacti DNA window GCGCTCGCTGTCGCGCTTCCTGTGGAGCGTGCCCATCGCGCAGGCGCAGGACGTCTGGAACGCGCTCGTGCAAACCGAGGGCGTCGTTGCGGTCGACCCGGCGATTGCCGCCTGGCTCGATGTGCAAAGCGGCGTCGCGCGCGTGACGGCAGCCACGCAGGAACAGTTCGTGCCGCAGATGATCAACTGGGAAGTCGTCGGTGGCGTGAACTTCCGCAAGGGCTGCTATCCCGGCCAGGAGGTGGTGGCCCGCAGCCAGTATCGCGGCACCATCAAGCGCCGGTTGCATCTCGCGCATGTCGAGGGCGAGCCGCCGTTGCCGGGACAGGCGTTGATCGAATCGAGCGACGCGGATCAGCCTTGCGGCATGGTCGTTCAGGCCGCGCCCGCGCCGAATGGCGGCTTCGACGTCCTCGTCGAGGTGAAACTCGCCGCACGTGAGACCGACGACGTGCGGATCGGCTCGGTGGACGGACCGGCGCTGGCGTTTGCCGATCTGCCGTATGCGATCATCGATCCGACCGAAACGCCGGGTGCATCAACGGCGTCGGCAGGGTCGGCCGCGTCATCTGCGCCCTGATTCGGTCTGCCCGCAACGGATGGACTGTTACGTCTACTATCGCGTCTCGCCGCAGCACGCCAAGGCCGCTCATCAGGCTGTTATGCAGCTCTTCGCGCTGGCGGCGGCGCGCTTTGGCGTCGTCGGTCGCATTCAGTCGCGTGCGGATGCGTCGGCCAATGAGGTCGCCAGTGCGGCCGCCGACCCTGGCGCCAACGACGCGCCAGGCATGCAAACGTGGATGGAGCGCTACGACGACGTCGGTCCCGCTTTCGTCACCGCGCTGCCTGAACTGGTTGCCGAGGCCGGTCTCGCCTCGCTGGTGGACGGTGAGCGCCACGTCGAGTGCTTCGTCGATCTCCCGCCCCCCCTCCCTCCATGTGCCTGATCGTTTTTTCCTGGCAACCTGAAGCCGCTACGCCGCTCGTTGTGCTCGCCAATCGAGACGAATTCTTCGAGCGCCCCGCCGAGCCGATGCACTGGTGGTCCGATCGACCCGACGTGCTCGCCGGGCGCGACCTGCGGGGCGGAGGCACGTGGATGGGCGTGAACCGCGCCGGGCGCTTCGCCGCACTGACGAACTTCCGCGATGGTCGCGCGCCCATGACGCCCAAGGACACGCCGTCGCGAGGCCTGCTCGTGTCCGCCATGCTCGACGCGACCTCGTTCGACGATGACCTGATGCGTATCGAAAAACACGCGCACGAGTACGCGGGGTTCAATCTGCTGGCGGGAGATTTGCCGGCGGGCAAGCTGTACTGGCTGGGCAATCGCGAGACCGGCGAGACTGGTGACAGCGGCGAGAGCGGTGACAGGGGCGAGGCCGCCGGGCCAACCGCGCTGCCCGTCGCACATCCGATCACCCCGGGGATTCACGGCCTGTCGAACGCGCTGCTCGATACGCCCTGGCCAAAGCTGGTGAGCCGGCGCGATGCGCTGCGCAATGCGCTGCATGACGGCGCCGATGCGGCGACACTGCTGCGAATCATGCGCGACCCGACGCAGGCCGCAGACGACCAATTGCCCGAGACCGGCGTCCCCCTCGAATGGGAACGCGCTCTCTCGGCCGCGTTCATTGCGTCACCCGCCTACGGCACACGATGCACCACGCTGCTTCGCTATCACCGTGACGGCGCCATCGAAATGACCGAAGCCACGATCTCGCCTGGCCAATTGCCGGAATCATTGTCCAACCGGCGCGATTTTGTCTTCAACGTGCCGTCGATCGCTTTAGCCCCATCCCACGCCTGATTTCGAGCACGAACGACGAAAACCGAAATAGGTTTCTCATTTCGCCCGCAAAAATGGGAAGCGCTATTTGCGTACTGTTTTCCGCGTTAACCTATTCGCTTTCGCCTCGACAAGCCATATTTAACGGGCTTGTCACCAGGTAATTTTCTGATTTCTATAAAAAAACGCCACATTCTTCGACGAACAATCATTTCGTCGCCTTACATTTGGCTATAATTGCACGCCAAACTTTTTGGGATGCTATGAAAAAGCACGACGCGGTACAGCGTCGGCTTTGACGCCAGATCCGGCTGTATAGAGCGGCAGTCGGGGTAACGCATTAAACGGAGCAATGCATCCGTGGCATAGCAAAGCGGTAATCGCTTATTTTCCAATTCCAGCCATGCCAGAAAAATACGACGCGCGAATCAGGGGTCGCGCGCCACAATGGACTTCGGGGGAAGTCTCCATTGAGGATTCTCTGCCACAGCCGGCAGTTGCCGAAACAGCGGCGGCTGCGGCAATGGCAGACATTGTCGCGCGCTGGTCGCTGCCAGTGCGCCGGTGGGCCTATCGTCAGACAGGCGCAGCCGCTTCCGGTAAGCCCGACGTGGGCATCGTCGATCCGATGCTTAGGCGCCGGCTGAGCCCCCTCGCCAGACTCGCCTTGTCGGCCGCTGCCGCCTGCGGCCCGCTGCCGCACGCTTGTCGCATCGTCTATGCGTCGCAACACGGCGAAATCCAGCGCACCA harbors:
- a CDS encoding YgfZ/GcvT domain-containing protein; the encoded protein is MTSQWRDLLPQAAAASLSDISSDARAVQFDALRAGSFVSLASDTGLIAVNGADAAAFLHGQLTNDVERLSPVQARLAGYCSAKGRLLATFLMWRDTSPEATLYLASDASVQAAVQKRLSMFVLRAKAKLTDGTATHVLLQVGGPAAEAVLTRTFASLPTAPLVAVHATMGDAPVNATSLIRLPDAGVARSLSRFLWSVPIAQAQDVWNALVQTEGVVAVDPAIAAWLDVQSGVARVTAATQEQFVPQMINWEVVGGVNFRKGCYPGQEVVARSQYRGTIKRRLHLAHVEGEPPLPGQALIESSDADQPCGMVVQAAPAPNGGFDVLVEVKLAARETDDVRIGSVDGPALAFADLPYAIIDPTETPGASTASAGSAASSAP
- a CDS encoding NRDE family protein; translated protein: MCLIVFSWQPEAATPLVVLANRDEFFERPAEPMHWWSDRPDVLAGRDLRGGGTWMGVNRAGRFAALTNFRDGRAPMTPKDTPSRGLLVSAMLDATSFDDDLMRIEKHAHEYAGFNLLAGDLPAGKLYWLGNRETGETGDSGESGDRGEAAGPTALPVAHPITPGIHGLSNALLDTPWPKLVSRRDALRNALHDGADAATLLRIMRDPTQAADDQLPETGVPLEWERALSAAFIASPAYGTRCTTLLRYHRDGAIEMTEATISPGQLPESLSNRRDFVFNVPSIALAPSHA
- a CDS encoding DUF4936 family protein, with the protein product MDCYVYYRVSPQHAKAAHQAVMQLFALAAARFGVVGRIQSRADASANEVASAAADPGANDAPGMQTWMERYDDVGPAFVTALPELVAEAGLASLVDGERHVECFVDLPPPLPPCA